From Cannabis sativa cultivar Pink pepper isolate KNU-18-1 chromosome 8, ASM2916894v1, whole genome shotgun sequence, a single genomic window includes:
- the LOC115698828 gene encoding 18.1 kDa class I heat shock protein-like, translating into MSFVPKICGGEEVILDPFLSLMNKCPVLNTPTDWKETPKAHVFVSDLPGLTKDQVKVEVVDGRVLQISGERKNDEGDYCGLPKEQSRHHGDTWHRVERSRGRFHRRFRLPENAKVNEVKATMENGVLTVTIPKQEVKKPETKLVQIQAN; encoded by the coding sequence atgtcgtttgttcCCAAAATCTGTGGTGGCGAAGAAGTAATCCTAGACCCATTCCTGTCGTTGATGAACAAGTGCCCTGTTCTCAACACCCCAACTGACTGGAAAGAGACCCCGAAAGCCCACGTGTTCGTCTCCGACCTTCCCGGGTTGACCAAAGACCAAGTCAAGGTCGAGGTCGTCGATGGCCGAGTTCTGCAAATAAGCGGAGAGAGGAAAAACGACGAGGGTGATTATTGTGGGTTACCCAAAGAGCAGAGTCGTCATcatggtgacacgtggcatcGCGTGGAGCGTTCACGTGGGAGGTTTCATCGGAGGTTTCGGTTGCCGGAGAATGCTAAGGTGAATGAGGTGAAGGCTACGATGGAGAATGGAGTGCTTACTGTCACCATTCCCAAACAAGAAGTGAAAAAACCAGAGACAAAGCTTGTTCAGATTCaagctaattaa